Part of the Labilibaculum antarcticum genome, ATGTTTTCCCTTGTAATGTAATTGCGTAATTACTTACAATAGATGCAATAACTCCAATTGTGATTGATGCTCCTACGGTTACATATCCTGCGGCTGGTGTGATGGCTACAAGTCCAACAACCAATCCGATAGCAGCTCCTAGTCCTGAAGGTTTATGACCTCTTGCGCCATCAAGGAAAATCCAGGTTAGCATGGCGGCTGCCGATGCAGTATTGGTATTTAGTAAGGCCAATACAGCTGTTGATGAGGCTTCTAATGCTGATCCTGCATTAAATCCAAACCATCCAAACCAAAGCATTCCAGCTCCTAAGAGTACAAATGGAATATTGGCGCGTTTTTCGTTGAATTTCGATTTGGTTCGCTTGCCTAAAAACATGGCCCCGGCAAGTGCTGCGAACCCGGCAGACATGTGAACTACTGTTCCTCCGGCAAAATCCAATACGCCCATATTACGAAGGAAACCATTTGGATGCCAGGTCCAGTGAGCAAGTGGTGCGTATATAAAAATGGTGAAAAGGCTTATGAAAATCATATATGCTCTAAATCTTACCCTTCCTGCAAACGATCCGGTAATAAGGGCAGGTGTTATAATCGCAAATTTTAGTTGGAAGAGAGCAAAAAGCGCAAATGGTATCGTTGGTGCCAGTTCTGGATTTGTCATACCTCCTACGTTTTGAAACATTAGGTAAGTGAGAGGATTTCCAACCAATCCAAAACCTTCCGGGCCAATACTGTCTCCAAAAGCAAGACTAAATCCAATAGTAACCCATATCATGCTTACGATTCCCATTGCAACAAAACTTTGAAGAATGGTTGATATGATGTTTCTGGGATCAACCATACCTCCATAAAAGAATGCAAGTCCGGGAGTCATTAGAAGAACCAGAGCGGTTGAGGTTAGCATCCATGCTACATCTCCTGAAACAATATTTGGGTCGCTTACACCAAATTCAACACTAGGAATAAATACTCCAACAATCGCCACTACAATAAGTAGCAAGAAGGCATAAAGCCACTTTTTACTGTTTTTCATCACAATAATGATTTAAAAAATGTACAAAATCCGGTTGGTGTGATTATGGATTGTATTCCGTCAAATATTACGCTTGGGTGGTAAAAATAATATAAAAATAAGAAATAACCTAATGTGTGATGGGGCGTAATGGTTTAGGAAAGTCTAAATATACATCAACACCCCTTTATTTTAGGGGTTGATTGTTTTATTTTCAAATGTTATAAATAAAATATGAATTAACAGAGAAATTAGAAGTAGGGGTGTTGTAAAAAGAAAAGGCTCCAATATATTTGGAGCCTTTTCTGTTAGTTTTTTTCGATTCGTAGTTGATGTACGACAAATTTCCCGGTGTCGTTTTTCAGATATAGATTGACTCGAAAGCTTCCCTTTGTTGTAGTTAAACTACCAATTACATAGCGAGCATCGGGTTTGCCACCAACATGTTTCTTGGAGAATCCTGTTGGAGGAAATTCCCTAAAGAATTTTGCCATAATTTGCGTTGCTTGCGATTTGCTGTATATAGCCTCTTTATCTTGGATCGTTAATTGAATTCGCTCTCCAAAGAAATTCGACAAGCTGATACTATTGCCTTGTTTAAACGCAGTTATTAGTTCTCGGGGTAAATCGTCTTGATTTTGAGAAATTGCCGATGAGGAACAAACTAAAAGAAAGAACATTCCTGCAAATATGTATTTTATAAATCTCATATGAATAATTTTCAACTTAATATCATATACCTTTACACAAATACTGTGCGAAAAATACATTGCAAGTTAAAAAAAATCTGAATTTCTTTTTATTTATAGGAAAAGAATTGATTGTTATGATGTGTAGTGATGGTGTATCATCGCCTTACCTATTAGCAATATTAATGGAAGATTGACTCTTTACTATAAGTGTTGACTTGAAATTAATGTTTAAATGCTTCAAGTGGTCACCTAAAATTGTATGTAAGTTAAGTCTAAATTGAAAATTACAACTAAATGAAAATTGTTCTCTTAGTTATTGGGAAAACGGATAAGGATTTTGTGAGAAATGGGATTGATGAATATCAAAAGCGCTTGGTTCATTATCTTCCTTTCGAAATAAATATTATTCCTGATATTAAAAATACCAAGAACTTATCTGAAAATCAACAGAAGCAAAAAGAAGGAGACTTAATTCTAGAAAAGATTAAATCGGGAGATACACTAATATTGCTCGATGAGGGTGGTAAAGAGTTTTCATCTGTTGGCTTTTCTCAATTTATTGAGCAGAAAATGATTGGAGGAACTAAAAATTTAGTGTTCGTAATTGGCGGCCCTTACGGTTTTTCTGATGAGGTGTATCTAAAAGCGCAAGGAAAGCTTTCCTTATCTAAAATGACTTTTTCACATCAGATGATTCGGATGATTTTTACAGAGCAGTTATATAGAGCCATGACCATTATTAAAGGTGAGCCTTATCATCACGTTTGATGCTTTGAACTAATTATGCTAATTTGTGAGGTGTTTAGCATGAATTTTGTATCAGCAATAAAACATTTCAAAACGACCCAAATTGAAAAATAAACTTCTCAAATATATTCCGGCGATTCTTTCGTTGGTATTTATTCTGCTAGCAGTTTCTACAGAATATTATTTTAAACAAAACGATCGCCTCACGAAAGTGGCTGGCCATGCGCAACAGGTTTTCGAGAAGAAAGAAAAATTACTAAAAAAAGATCTGGGGGAGCTTCGTATCGCTGTTACAGGGCAGGATGGTGAACTTAATAATTACAACAACTTTTCAGATTTTGAAAAAGATTTAAAAAAAGATGGATTTGTATTGCTTGCCTACAAACAAGACAGTTTGTTGTTTTGGAGCGATAATTCATTTCTAATACCTGAGAAAGATTTCCTTGAAAAAGAGAACTCATTGGTTGTTCGACTTGATGATGGATTCTATTACAAGCAGAAACAGAAGTTGGATTCAATAGATTTATATGGATTTGTGCTTCTGAAAAAAATATATCCGTATCAGAATAAATTTTTAAAAAATCATTTTGGTCCCGATTTTTCCATTCCTGCTTCCTTTGATATCTCGCTAAATTCAAAAGAAGGAGCACCGGTTTACAATCCCAATGGAGAATATCTATTTTCATTATCGGATACTAATATGGGATTTGGCGCCAGGAGAGGCCAGAATGGAGTCGGCTTGTTGTACTTGTTCGCGATTCTATCTGCTTTATTTTTCATTAGTAT contains:
- a CDS encoding ammonium transporter, with translation MKNSKKWLYAFLLLIVVAIVGVFIPSVEFGVSDPNIVSGDVAWMLTSTALVLLMTPGLAFFYGGMVDPRNIISTILQSFVAMGIVSMIWVTIGFSLAFGDSIGPEGFGLVGNPLTYLMFQNVGGMTNPELAPTIPFALFALFQLKFAIITPALITGSFAGRVRFRAYMIFISLFTIFIYAPLAHWTWHPNGFLRNMGVLDFAGGTVVHMSAGFAALAGAMFLGKRTKSKFNEKRANIPFVLLGAGMLWFGWFGFNAGSALEASSTAVLALLNTNTASAAAMLTWIFLDGARGHKPSGLGAAIGLVVGLVAITPAAGYVTVGASITIGVIASIVSNYAITLQGKTSLDDTLDVFPAHGMGGITGMILTSVFANEVGLIHGEYKTFFAHLLALVIVGVFTFGGSYILYWITNKFVTLRVSEYSEAKGLDISQHDESYSFAYKE
- a CDS encoding DUF4783 domain-containing protein, with amino-acid sequence MRFIKYIFAGMFFLLVCSSSAISQNQDDLPRELITAFKQGNSISLSNFFGERIQLTIQDKEAIYSKSQATQIMAKFFREFPPTGFSKKHVGGKPDARYVIGSLTTTKGSFRVNLYLKNDTGKFVVHQLRIEKN
- the rlmH gene encoding 23S rRNA (pseudouridine(1915)-N(3))-methyltransferase RlmH; translated protein: MKIVLLVIGKTDKDFVRNGIDEYQKRLVHYLPFEINIIPDIKNTKNLSENQQKQKEGDLILEKIKSGDTLILLDEGGKEFSSVGFSQFIEQKMIGGTKNLVFVIGGPYGFSDEVYLKAQGKLSLSKMTFSHQMIRMIFTEQLYRAMTIIKGEPYHHV